The genomic DNA TTGGCCTCTTATTGATTTAACAGCTGTGGAGAATAAATTAgaatttaactgaaatgtatcgGTGTGCCAATACTTTTAATACTTGTCTGTAACTTCTGTTTGTTCCCAAAGTGAAGGTGTTGACTCCAGTGTGGCGAGCAGGCTGATCGGAGCCGCTCTGCCCTTCTGACCGAGTCCTGAGCCCTGGAAAGCTGTGCGTATGAAATATGATCCTAACCTTTGTGACGATTCATTTCATAGCATCGGGTACAATAATCCTAAAAACTCGCCAAAAAGCGCCATCTATAGCACTGCCGTGTAATTGCAGCCCATGAGCAACATTGTATCACTGATCTCCCAACAGAGCCAATTCAACCTGGGAGACAGACGCACCATTTGAGAAAAAATATACTAATTTACAGAAAGTAGGGAAAGATCTGACTAAATATTGCTGTTActtttacaaatataataattaatgtgaatGACTGATGCACTAAGTTTCTTGAaaacagtaattaaaaaaatgtaaatcactGCATATGCTTGTTGTAATACGTCCCCTAAGATCTTTCTCCAAGTCTTTAACTTCAAGATAAAGTAAATCAAACTAACAATTAGATTATTATTGGATTATAATGGGATGATCCTTCTTGCCTAATGGTTTGTTTATTCAAATTTTATTCCCATAATTTTCGATCACTTAAACTGTTAatggtctatttttatttttactttattctattatttatgtatttcattttgcggtacgtttgttgtatgtttaccagtctgtggCTACCCAGCGAAGGGTGCtattcaaataaaaattgattgattgattgattagaataaatgtttttattgattgaaaaatgtaattaaacccctgaaacagtgttaATGTTTGGTGCAACAAAAGGCTCGACTATGGTACCTTCGTTTCATGTGCCACGTTGATGTCATGGTAGCTCTCAATGAACAAACATGATTGGCTGCTCTTCAGTACATTTATACATCCTGGTACTTTCCCCACAAGATGACCCCaaacaaagcacataaacacaatgcaatgcaaataTAACAGATTTTATTTCCATAGAAGTGGTGATAAAAATATATGTTAGCACCTGTAAGATAAAAAATGTTTGATAACTTTTGGTGCCCAGCATATGCCTGAAGATTAAAATTCAATTCATATAACGGGGGCTCAATGAACAATTTGATTAATATTTCCAGTCATTGAATAATTGAAAGCCACATGAACCACTAGCTAATTATTTAAATCAACTGTTACTCACTTATATTTTATACGAAATGTAGAGCAATTAGTTGAATTAAGCATTAAGCACATAACACACTTTGTGATAAGACTGAAACATCTTTAAGATGAGTCTTATTAGAAAGCTTGCACTGCCTTGTATTATGCACCAGTTTAATCAGTGTCTAGAGACCAGATTAAGCACTGTGTGTTGAGGTCCCTGCTGTTTTGTACTTATTTGCTTGGGACTAAACATTTCTTGAAGGGCTGGTGTCGATGTGTCCTAGTTTGGATTTATGAGGAAACTGTAAACCAGAGTAAACTCTTCTCTCGACAAATGCAGTAGATTCAAATACTTCAGAGTGGAGTGGTGACTGCTGGTGCAGCGATTCATATTGTCCTGGTAGTTTTGCTGAAATCACCCAGCTGTTGAGGTTAGCTACTCAGAACTATAATATTCTTCTTCATAATGGTATTTGTGTTTGAAAATTGCACCGTTTCTTGTTTGCCTGAAAATGAATCATCGAAGTGAAAGAAgttcatttgtaatagtttggACATATGCATTCTCATTAGAAAACTGAAATCAAAAGATTGTAGAACGAAATAACAAGTCTAAAACAAGTCTCATTGCACTCACTGACTATAGTTTGAACATTAATTATGTTGTATGGAAATGCATGAACAGCATTATATTTTACCAAATGTATCAGTGATGTAAAATCTTCTGACCCAGAATTCTGTGTCTTccgaaaaatatatatttcataaatgACTGAAAGGGAGATCAGATATCGGCCTTTCTGTTTTGGAACAATGTAGAACAGGAATATTACATAAGGGAATTGTGATCCCAGACGgagctaaaataaaaatccGCTTTACAGATGTAATCCATTTAGAGAGATGGATTTTCTGTCCAGAGCGTtcatagataattcattttagGAATCCATCAGGTCTCCTGCTAATACATTCATTAAGATTACTAAATTGAAAAAGCTCCTTTGCTCACTGGCCCCATTCAAGGAGCAACACATTATTAACTCAGATGTCATCTCAGACGGCAAACAAATGGAATTGTTCGAGGCCCGATTACAGCGTTTTATTTCGACCTTGTTAATCTAATGCCAAACTGTATCGTTGCATTACTCTTGCAAATGCGACTCTGGCAACAAACAGGAAAGTCAGATCAATGTGACAGGCAGTCCAGGTGCCGGGTGCAATGAATTCCGACCAAATATCCAAAAGCATTTGTTATTAGAgcagttttgtttaaaaaaaaaaaaaaagctattctAAATGGTTTGCCGGCCTCTAAAATGTTGTACACCAATTAAAAGTACagtttataaaatgaaaaggtTGACGACATCACATTTCCAGCATAACGGGAGCATTCAGTTTACATTCACACACTCAAATCttgttaatatattattttgagaAGCAGTTAGTTATGTTTCTACAGAATGAGTTCACTGTGTAGAATCAGGGGCCACATTGCTCCTAGAGCACTAACACACAGCTGAATTAACACAATGAACTCTTATATAATCAGCCTAAGAACTTGCGACAAATTAAAAAGCTGTTCATTCCACCATTTTATCCCCCAAAGGGGAGACCGATTTTAAAGCACTAAACCTGTATAAAGAAGTGATATTACACCgaacagccataacattatgaccgctgacaggtgaagtgaataacactgataatctcgttatcatggcacctgtcagtgggtgggatatattaggcagcaagtgaacattttgtcctcaaagttgatgtgttagaagcaggaaaaatgggcaagcgtaaggatctgagcgactttgacaagggccaaattgtgatggctagacaactgggtcagagcatctccaaaactgcagctcttgtggggtgttcccggtctgcagtggtcagtacctatcaaaagtggtccaaggaatgaaaagcggtgaaccggcgacagggtcgtgggcggccaaggctcattgatgcacgtggggagcgaaggctggcccgtgtggtccgatccaacagacgagctactgtagctcaaattgctgaaaaagtgaatgctggttctgatagaaaggtgtcagaacacacagtgcatcgcagtttgttgcgtctggggctgcgtagccgcagaccagtcagggtgcccatgctgacccctgtccactgccgaaagcgcctacaatgggcacgtgagcgtcagaactggaccacggagcaatggaagaaggtggcctggtctgatgaatcacgagttcaaggtgttgacttggcctccaaattccccagatctcaatccaatcgagcatctgtgggatttactggacaaacaagtccgatccatggaggccccacctcgcaatttacaggacttaaaggatctgctgctaacgtcttggtgccagataccacagcacaccttcagaggtctagtggagtccacgcctcaacgggtcagggctgttttggtggcaaaagggggacctacacaatattaggcaggtggtcataatgttatggctgatcggtgtattctCCAATAGTGCATGCAGGTTGACACACTAGCTGGTGTTATTTGAAACGTGTCGGCCATGTCTGTAAAAATCATCTGTTGTTAATTCCTCCTCTTTGGTCTTCTTAACCCCCTACAGAAGAGGAAAGGACCGATTTGAAGTTGAATTTTCCGCTCCACCGGTTGATGTATTCTATGTATTTCTGTACAGTCTTTCAAGGACAAGCCGCCTCAGGTTGAGAGGGAATGTGAAAAACAAAGAGTGTAAATCCACCCTGCATTACGGAGGCAGGAATAAAGTGTAATATCCATGTTATAATGGGCAATTCTTGATTTAAATATGATGCTAAAAGCACAGTTTAGTTTAGAACATCCTTCACCTGTTTCTTAGCCATAATGAGTACAATCATCACATACCCGAGTGTAAACATTGATGTTGCActtattgtttttgaaagtgtGCTTTAAATCTATATCATCCTCTTTCCCCTCTCCATTTCTGTCTCTGGTCCTGATGGTTATGCAGCTACATCCTATGTGAAATGAATCATTGTAAACCAATAGTTTTTCCATGGTTTCTTCCACATAATTCAAGTATTAGTCTTGGGGAAAAAATAGCATCTGTCAAACCCATTCTGTAACTGGGCATGGCTGATGTTTCATGAGTTAATGAGATGCCAGACAACTGATGCAGTATTTTCAAGAAATCACAGTTCAGCCGATACAACCATCCTGGGAAAATTGAGAAGGTTTATCTGTGTATGTGTAACTGTTTATTATCATCAAAAACCTTAGGAGTATATAAGAAGCCAGCCTGTGAGGCATCTGTAGTGGAAACCATGTTTCTCCTGAAGCACGCTGGTTGTcatcattgtatttttttcctgaTCTGGTCTGTAAACCACATATTAGTTTAAAAGTGTAAAGATTAGTGTCATTACCTGGCGGAAGGTATAACTGTGAAGACTGAGAAATGTTGAGAGAGTGACGgctaatgacacacacacacacacgaggaTTCATGGaagcagaacagaacagaagcTGAAACAATACCGTTGTCGTTTTGCCAGTTTTgataaatgtttacattcatttttgttttggtttgtttgtttctttattattgtcatttgcATGCACTTTATTTAAAGGGGATATCAGTTTGAGCACACAAGGTGAGAGCATTTCACATTCATATAAAAAGCAAACATATCCCTTTAAATGTAGCCGATTATTTGTAATTCAAATGAATAATACAGGACAAATTCAACCTAAAATTATCCTGAGTACCAAAAAGTATCCAGAGAAAGCTCCAAACATCAGTGTAATACAATATGGATGCactacacacattcacacacccaCGGCTTAGCAGGAAAGCATATCAAAACACTGGGATCAGTGTATGACTGTGGTCCCCTATTTACTGTATTAAAACTCACCATTATAACAACACACATTTCCAGAAATTATGGTTTGtaaaacaatctttaaaaacagaataCATCTTATTACCTACAATATTCGAAATCAGTTCAGAGCCGGGATAATGATGATACCATACCACAGTACTGTAATACTGTGGGCTATCCTCACTTAAGTGCCAAGTGGGATTTCACATAATCTAGTTGGCTGCATCAGAAGCTATCTGTAACACAAAACTGTTTTAAACTACAGATGTTTAATCTGGAAAGAAGAACTAAATAATATTCTCCCTGCGATTGCATTTAGGGCCAGATGGTAAAATACTTCTTGTCCTGTTTGGCTTTGATTTGGGTTTGGAGCGTAATGCACCGGCACTTGGTACaggatgaaaataaaaatgcccaGGCAATCTCACCTGCAGGATTACACGGGACAACAGCAATCAAAAGCTTTGGCCGCCATGTAATAGCAATCCCACTGTGCCAACTGTGATGAATGCATTGCTTTTGAGACGggcagaaaaactaaattgacTAATCGGTCGATTATTTTCCACAGCACGGATGCAAAACTAATTGAACAGACAGTCCATGGTTCATCCAGTGATTGTGAACGCTGTGGCCTTGACAAAGAGGTTGGCGAATATAAAAAGGAAGGACTGTACATGTTTAGGTAAGAAGGATCTTTCAGGTTGAATCTCTCCCTGAACCAAAGCAAGGCCAAAACACAGTCAATCTAGAACAGGAAGAGGACAGGAGTAGTTAAAGGCAGactgttgaaaacaaacctCGTCATATTCTCTAATTTGGCCTGGACGTGCATAACTGCCATGTTGGCTAAGCTGAGATTAATACTAGTGAGAGAAATGGTAATACCTTTCATTCTGGCCTTTAATCACacactttttccccccaaatctaattaccaaaataaataggACCACACAACGGGGGATATGGACAActtcagagaaaataaaaacagaggGAATATCATATATACTCACTGGAATTGGTTGTTTGATGTAACAACAAAGCTGAATATATTGCTAATATTATAGATCTAAAGAGATCAGAAGTCAATGTATTTAGTCTTACTGATAGTAATAGGAAGGCAATGGTGTTGTGCAAAGGCAACATGCCACAGATAATTTATAACATGTTCAAGCTGTAGAAAAGAGCTGGCAGTGGTTTTCTAGTAATAGTAAGTAAATAAGAATTGATCTCAGGATTTCCCTGAAACCTAAAGTGCTCTTAAATAGAAATGTTATAAGAAGATGATGGGTTATATTTAGGCCATGTTAACAGTCAACAACAGAATGCACTTTGATTCGGTTTAGTTACGGGGCGTCATTAGAAAGTGTGtaattaaactatatatatgcTTTTTAACAGATGAAAACAAGATCTTTCGTaccaaaaaataacaaaaaagaagtGTTTATTAAAACACAGATGTGTGGATTATAAAGTACAGGTATATCAgataaaatgttacaaaattCTGCTTCGATTGGTTATTGTCCGTGTATTCACTTCCCACCTTCACTGCAACTTTGTGCACCTTCAAATGCACCAGCTAAACTGTGTCGGTTTGCTTGTATGTCATGATTTTGATCAGTGCTGTTGATGTaccttttgtttttcagatcATTCTTCAATTTGGAATAGTCTGCCTTTAAATATGAACAAGCCATAGAGACAGGTTTGTGCCTTCGTTtctcacaataaaaacaaatgtcaaataTCTGGTACACAAGACTAGTCACAAATTTCCAGAAAAGTCATACTTATCAAGCATGCTGTCCACACGTATATACAGTAAAGAAAAATCCTAAACAGTTGTGCATTGCTCAGATTAAAGCTACTCACAGTTCTCACATTCACATTATCATCTGGCAGGCGACAATGATTCTGTGTTTGGGATGCCACAATACCATTGAGAAAAATGCAGAGAAGGGTTGAGACCAGCATCCTGAAAGGCCACGTCATCAGCTTCCATAAAGATTCCAGCAACACAATGTAACTATGACACTTTGTATTAGAAGTTTCATTTCTCAAAGTGAACGTGTTGCTTTTACTCCAAGACAATTTGGGAATTTGTCAGTCAAGGGACCAGTGTGCACGAACTCGAGAGAGGTGAGGGAGAAATCTGAAGTACGACGTGTCAGAGAGGCTTTAGCAAgagaatgatgatgataattttaaaacaaacatttatgcTCAAATAATTCCACTCCATTCCACTTTTCAAACTGATCCTATATTTAGTAGGCCACCCAGAAAGAGCAGGGCGAGGCTAAATATGATAATACTGCAGGAAAAATGAATTTGGCTTAATTAACAATTGAGATGCCttgtttcaattaaaatgaCTACTCCTTTGAGTTCCCACACCGATAAAACGAGCCTTTCATTTTTGAGAGTGGATCGCTAGCTCGTAATCCGGATAAATAATTACAGCCAAGCCACCATGTTGTGccgaagcaaacaaacaataataaattaaccGCACTGCCAGATTTCCCCTTGGCTGCTGATGGTgcctttcaggatttttttgacCCAGTTCCTTTTTAGATCGTGAGCCCATTCACGCAACCTTGGGGACTCTAGTGATGGTGGGGTAGGAGAGATGGGATGATTTGGCCATGGTCTGGGTCCTCCCTACAGCTGCCTCTGTGTAATTAACCAGGCCAGTGTCTAATCCAGCCTACGGATTATATTGTGTCATccctgagataaaaaaaaaaaactggaaaaaaaggaaatgaaatcaacagcaaacaaatcaaAAAGCACCCGTTTCTTAAAGTACTTGAACACCTGTATAACGCTCCCAAGAAAACAAACTGGTGTCGATGTCTCTTCTGAAGACAGACGTCAAAACACTAGTTTCTAAATGTCAGTGAAAATGACCAAAATATTGCGCTGCACTGTTCCGCTAAACTACAATAAAAAGTTACACGCTGTTGTCCGTATTACACTGAGAACGGCGGTTTGCAATCCATCCTTTGTGAAACCAGAAAGTGACTACTGACTACATTTCTCTCTGTGCTACGCAAACATGTCTCACTGAGTGCGTGAAGCCAGGTGCCTGACATTCAACACCACGAGGAAAGTGCATCTCGGCTAATACCGTTTCACAAACGTGCGTCacggaaaaaactaaacaaaatcaaGAGTGAATTTAAAGTGTTGCTGGACCAATGGGGAGGCTCTTTGCACAACACACCACAAAGACGAAGAGCCGATTCTACTATGCTAACGTCAGGACTGCTTAGAGCTGTTTTGTGACTCATAGTACGAACAGGAAAACTGCAAGGGACATCCAAGATTAAGAACATGGTACACCTGTGTTGTTTGTTCTATCAGGGACTTCAGTTTCCTTCCCTCTTGTGCCGGTCGGCTGTTACTGTAACATATCAATCAGTCCCtggaaaagaaaaccaaagaGAACAATCAAGCCTGGCTGCAGTGCCACCATTTTGAGGAATGTTCGATTTCTCTTCATGATGTTCAAATTCTTTTAAAAGTATTATTGATGTGAAACTATTTTATCAGAGCATTCTGCATGACACATGACTACTCATTAAAACTTATGTGGACGAGGTTTCAATTCAAAAGCCACATATCTCATACACCACCTGTTTTGTgtcatattttatattgaatGTTATTTCTGTAGCACTTTAGTATGGTCATTCAAGAGATCGAGACCGGACACTTAAAGAGAATTAGACATTTTCCAAATACTTCATAGTTCGAAGTAATTCTTGGCTGAAGAACATTACCATGGCAAAGAGGGCAAGCAAATCTATCTGGGAAACGTTTCCAAAGCCTCTCACTTGCTTATTCAGATGTACAGCCGGGCAACACTGAACTGCATCAGTCCTACACACTAGAGAACGGCCTCATTATCAACCCTGACTAAAGTGAATCATCCCATCCCCAAAAAAGCAAAGCAGTCACGTGTATTGAGTCTGATGAATTCCTCGCCTTGCCTCACCTAGTTAATGCACAGCAGGTTTCTTTGCACACTTTCTTTGGAGTCAGGTGAAGTCACAGCAAGAAATGTGAAGAAGGAATGAAATGACACAcaattcacacacaaaaacctCATTGCTAGCTTTTCGCAGATGCTGATATATCATGGCAAGAGCTCactgacggagagagagagaacatgaaCAATGGGGGCAGGACATTTAATGCAAGTTATGTTATTTAGTAGCTGCCTTTATTCAAGACAATATACATCAATAACATAAACTGTTTGCATATAAACAATATTATAAACCATATCAGCAATCGCCATGAGTACAATTAAGGAATAAGAGAATATGGTATCAGCTATCTTACccctttttaacattttcagttattttaatgtaagGAAGTACAATTAAAACTGCTGGCTGTTATTACTGACAGGAAACAGGACTTGTCTTATTACTATGACTAATGCTGTTACGTCTTGTACTTTATTAGGTACCGTGACATTAATAAACCTTTGTGATCTTCCACTTATCTGTCATCCAATGAAAAGGTATTAATCAtgaatgtaaatcaaaagtaaTACAAAGATAGAATCCTTAAAAAGGTGTTGGTTTGGAGGGGAAGGGAGATGGAAGTGACAATACCATGGGCTTCACAGAGTGATGGAGGAAACGGAACAGGGCGGAGGGATCCAGTCGGTTATGCTCAAAAGGGTacagagagagggtgggggggagggtggTTCTGAGCAGAAATAGtttcaaaaagagaaacaaaataccATTCGGGTTTGAGATAATCACTTTTACTCCGCTACAGGAACACCcggattttctttttgttcagaTGGAATGGCTAGGTAGTCTGTCCTGtaaataaatgggtacaaaaagATAGCAGAGCTAAGCAGAGTTGGTGCTTCCCTACAGCACCAGATTGAGATGTGCGCTCTGTgcgggtgtgtgtatgtgatcgGGCAGGTGGGAGGAGTTGGGGGGTTGTTTCATAGAGAAAATAATCCAAcaacccaccccccaaaaaaataatacattgtactACAGAGCCCTGGAGAGGACATGAAGTTACCATTGTAACGTTTTATTATATCGTGGGAATGATTTAGTATATCGTGTGCACTAATTATATCGTGGGAACGTTTTGTGGAACTACATAATTTGTAGTTTTCCCTTTTACTTCCTGTTGACATCACCACTGCAGGCATGTGCATGTGACAGGATCGCATTCAGAAGAAAGCTATGTATGGAGTGAATATGATTATGATGTATAGCCCTGCATATAATCCACTTAATGTGAATGCTCAACATGGCTTACTGTAATTTAAACATAGCCGTTTACATCCAAActataaatgacaagactggCACTATCCAAGCTGTTGCACAAAATATTTGATGTTTAAAGTGATACTAAAACAAAAGTGTCTTGGCTACAAGAACAAGCGTGAATTACGGCTTAACGTCATAATCATATTGTTTATGTCAGTACAAACATATCCGTCCATTATTCATAGCAGTAGGACGTTCTTAACTGCAAACATACAGACTTTGAAAAGTAATGGTTATGTTTGAACATAACTCTCTAATTGTGATTCACTCCATACATCACTTCCTTCTGAATGCGATCCTGTCACATGCACGTGCCTGCAGTGGTGATGTAAACAGGAAGTAAAAGGGACTACTACAAATTATGTAGCTCCACAAATCGGtcccacaatataattaaatcgTCCTCACAATATACTAAAACGTTTCCACGATATAATTAAATTGTTCCCACGATATCATTAAATCATtcccacaatatatatatatatatatacttaatgtgtcctccagggctgcgtATTATCTTGAATAAAAACCTCGGGCAAAGTGGGGGTGAATAAAACTGCTTTGGTTAATACTTTTTAGGGgggttttggttgttttttcaaatcaaatcaaattaataaaGGAAAGATTAGCGGATCCGTGCTGTGAAGGAGCAGGTGCTATGATTCTGGCATTGATAAACTGTGTAGCTTGAGCTCTGTGGTTTTGCAGAGTTTAAAATTAGCAAGCGCCTTAGCATGCAGTCTGGGCTTGCAGAGGAGTGTATAAATGTGTGCAGGTGAGGGTGTAAATATCAGGAGGAAGAGAGCAGGGCACTCCAACGTCtgtgtaataaataattaaccAAAGGCCTAGCAACCTTTATACCCACCATATTGATTGCCCGGAGAAGTGAGAAGTGGGTtatgtgttcctgtgtgtgtgtgtgtttgtgcttccTCTGCCCTGCCCTTATGCAATCTGTCTGCTGTGATCAGAGTCaccaaacaacaacagaaaacatgAACTAAAAACAGAGAACCAACACATTGACATTGAAATTAGCAAATCAAACAACAGCTCAATAAATCTAAATCACAGGAACACAAAAGCACAGGAACACAAGCTCAGAAGTGTATCTGATGTTGGTTAAATATAACAAACTACCTAACCTAATGGGGCAAATGTATAACATCCGTTCACATTTTTAGCAGAAAGGGGTAAATAGctcttaatgtaaaaaaaaagcattaaagaATAATTTTTCAGGGTCACAAGCTCTGTTCCTCTCCTGCTTCCCAGCTGGCACCGAGCTAAAGGTAAATACTAACAAGACCAAATATGCGAACCCAACAGGCCACTGATGCATGATGGGGGAATTAATAGAATGAATCCAGGGCAGCTAGTAGAGAAAGACCTGTGTCCCCCAGCACTGATAAACAGCTGCGTAATCTGCCTGCCTGCTGGTGCACACGGCTGcctgccagtgtgtgtggaggACAGTTACGCTCCGGTCAGCAGGATCCCGGTGTCTGTGACGGAGTGACTGCTGGGTGTGCAGAAATATCTCGTTACGGGGGGGTGACCTGTCCTGAGACTCTAGCAGAGCCTGGGCAAGGATTCTCAGATGGTCAATTCTCTCACACTGAGAGCAACGCCCATGACCTCTGAacacttgtttgtgttttgattttatatttgtttttaccaGGGGTGAGGTTCGTAAATGAAAACCCCAATTAATTGCCATTggattgttatttttctgtgcTCAAACCGAAAAGAAAATCTTAAAAGCAGGAGATCAAACTCatgttctagtgttaaaaaGTAATCTATATTATACTCAGCAGATAGCCCTTAGTCCCTTCTGTTCAAATGCCTTATCCCTCCCAAACAGATGTTCACTAGTTCTTATGAATCTAGAGCTTGTCATCCTAACTTTACAAAAGGTGTGAAGTTTAATTTTACCTATTTTTCATTCACTGGGTTTATCACTTCCTCCACAAATTCAACCAGATTATTCAGCATGTTTTTCAGGGATTACGAGTACAGGGCAGAACTCACGCATTGTCTTGGGCGACCTCATCTGCCTTCGATATCTTCCTGTAGCAATAGACCATCTCTACCAGCAGCCAGAAGGTGAGAAACACTAGCAGGAAGTACATCATTATCTCAGAGTAGACAGCAGTGGTGTCTTCACTCGCTAAAATGAGACAGATAGGGAAGGAATTTAATACAAGGCCGTATAGGTATACAATGAGAGGTAATAACAACAGGTGTATTTCCATAGGGgtagaaaatgtaatatatgtatGAAGAAAGCAGagttaaataatataatttcataGTGGAATAACCTTAGCTGTGTCCCATATCATGCTCCTCACTGGAACGCCTGCTGGATCTTCCTCCACTGTTAAAGTTACAGTGGCTCTCCAAAGTATTCaagtaaaaagtattttttaatggtTAATATAATCTAAAGCTATATCAATATAttagtatatattgtttttcatggtCTCTCTGAAAGATATGCATTCAATGTGCATTCAAATAAGTAATCTGCATGCTCCAATAAAACCATTTCAATTatatccataaaaagtcaacgGCGAGGATCATCTTCTTTGCCACTTGAACTGAATTGTCCTTATCTGCGTCTCTCACCCAGATCTTTTACTTAATCCTTACCTAAGTCTAAGTGATTAATTTACTTGATCTTTATTAAGCTAATAATGCAACTACAACTCATTACTCCAGCTAttactactacaactaataataataatacatagatgGAGTGGAAGTGAGTTCAGAAGGTAGCCTGCCCCAGGTTTAAAAGCTCTTAAGTCACCACACGTTTCAGCAGCAGTTGCAGTCTCACCTTCACTCTTCACTTCTAAGAAAATGACCTTTGTGCTGGTGAGGGATTTCCTGTACACTTTGTAGATGAACTCTCTCTTCACCTCGCAGGTGTACGTGCCCGCGTCGCTCTGGGTGATGTTGACGATGCTGATGGAGACGTCCTGTAGGTCATGGCTGCCGTCCCACTGCAGACGGCCAGTCCAGTTCATATTAGTGTAGTTGTCTTTCTCGCTGCGAAACGT from Amia ocellicauda isolate fAmiCal2 chromosome 1, fAmiCal2.hap1, whole genome shotgun sequence includes the following:
- the scn3b gene encoding sodium channel regulatory subunit beta-3 isoform X3, translating into MKLTCISCMRREEVETTTEVNWYFNSSTGKLQTLIFTFRSEKDNYTNMNWTGRLQWDGSHDLQDVSISIVNITQSDAGTYTCEVKREFIYKVYRKSLTSTKVIFLEVKSEASEDTTAVYSEIMMYFLLVFLTFWLLVEMVYCYRKISKADEVAQDNATDYLAIPSEQKENPGVPVAE
- the scn3b gene encoding sodium channel regulatory subunit beta-3 isoform X2, which gives rise to MHPIRILIHSVPLLVLVVQVSLPVCVEVPSDSEGVQGYPMKLTCISCMRREEVETTTEVNWYFNSSTGKLQTLIFTFRSEKDNYTNMNWTGRLQWDGSHDLQDVSISIVNITQSDAGTYTCEVKREFIYKVYRKSLTSTKVIFLEVKSEASEDTTAVYSEIMMYFLLVFLTFWLLVEMVYCYRKISKADEVAQDNAD
- the scn3b gene encoding sodium channel regulatory subunit beta-3 isoform X1, with protein sequence MHPIRILIHSVPLLVLVVQVSLPVCVEVPSDSEGVQGYPMKLTCISCMRREEVETTTEVNWYFNSSTGKLQTLIFTFRSEKDNYTNMNWTGRLQWDGSHDLQDVSISIVNITQSDAGTYTCEVKREFIYKVYRKSLTSTKVIFLEVKSEASEDTTAVYSEIMMYFLLVFLTFWLLVEMVYCYRKISKADEVAQDNATDYLAIPSEQKENPGVPVAE